The window ACGCGCCGGATGTTGGTATCCACCACTGTTTCGCGCTGGCCGAAAGCAAAAGCTGCGACGGCGGCGGCTGTGTAGTTGCCGACGCCCGGCAACCTCAGGAGCTCGTCATAAGTGTCAGGAACCTTGCCGCCGTGCTGCTCACGGATTGCGACGGCGGCCGCGTGCAGCCGCAGGGCACGGCGTGGATAGCCGAGCCGGCCCCAATGGCGGACGGCTGCGCCCGATGGTTCATCGGCAAGGTGGGAGGGTGTGGGCCAGCGTTCCATCCAATCGAGCCACACCGGCAGCACCCGGACGACGGGTGTTTGCTGAAGCATCACTTCGCTGACCAGGATGCCCCACGGGCTGCAATCGGGCTCGCGCCACGGAAGGTCGCGGGCAGTCTCGGCGAACCACTGATCGAGGGTTTGGTGGAGGCCTGCCAGCGGGCCTGAATCGGGAAGTGTCATGCTGCCATCCACTGTAGTGGAATCCGGACGCATCGCCGTCCCTTGAGTGGCCGACGAGCGTACGGGGGGCAATCCTGCTGGGCTCGGCCGACGGTCGGACGCCGCTCTTGCACACCAGATCCTCACCGGCCTCCACGCCCGAACCGGGGCAGCACCGAACAACATCTACGCGAGCCGCCGTGGTGACCCGCCCAGTCGCTTCACTCCGATAAGCCCCCATATGTTCGATGCGGATCGGTCGAGTCAGGGTTAAATCCGAGACATACTCTGGCAATTGTCAGAAGAGCAGAATAGGGCGAAATTTCCGCTCGTGACCTTCTCAAATCCCACCCTGAAGCTCGGGCTTGTGACGACAGAGCCGGAGTTCGAAGTATGCCCATAGTTTTCATAGGCCGATTTCGCCACAGAGTGAGCATGGGTCATCGCGTCGATTCCCCCATGGGCGCGAAAGCTCCGTGTCATCCCGTACTGGAACTCAGAGATCACAAGTGACCTCAGCCAAGGTCTTGCTGTTCTCGTTGTCGCCCACAGCAATTCACTTCGAGCCATCGTGCGGCATCTGGAACATACTTCAGACTCTGATCTGATGCACCTGAACGTGACCATTGCCGCCCCGCTGGTCTATCGCTTCAATGAGAATCTCCTCCCGATTTCACACCGGGACCTAGCTCTTCCGCCGGTGAGGGCTAACTAAACATCGGCAGCCAGTTCCAGCACCTGGCCAACACGGAGTGTTGGGGCACGGGGCCTCACAGAGGATCTCCGCTGGATTCACTGAACCCGGCTTCGCCAGCGTCGGATCCTCCAACCACGGCGATGGCGCCGACCAGGAGGGCGGCGTTGGCCCAGAAGATTCCGAGCACACCCAAGGGCGCTGCGAAGGAGCCAACAGCCAGTGGCAGGGCGATCTGGGCCAGTCTGTTGACGGTCATGCGGAGCCCAAGGACCGCGCCGTGATTGGCAGTGGCTGTCAGGGATACTACCCAGGCCATGGTCAGGGGCTGTGGAATGCCGAGGCCAAGGCCGAGCCCCACCATGACAGCAATGGCACCCCAAGGTCCTACAAAGGGAAGTGCGGCCAGGGAGGCGACGGCAGCCGCCATAGAGATGACCAGAATGGCCTTGCGGCCAAAGCGATGAATGAGCCGTGAAAGACCAAGCCGGCTAAGAACCGATACTGCAGCGCGCAGCGCCAGCAAGAGACCCACGGCGGCGGCACTGACGTTCTGCTCGGTGGCCCAGACCGGGACAAAGGCATACATGAGGTCAACGGTCACCAGCACGGCGCCGCTGACGACAAGTGAACGCCAGAGTCCCGGGGATTTGAGGACATGGGTGACTTTGATGGGCCCTGCAACGGAGCGCCTCCCTTCACGGAGACGCGCGTCCGTTCGGCGGAGAAAGAAATATGCGGGAGTCGCCAGGGTGCTGAAGCACAGGCAGACCACCAGGCCCAGGCTGGTGTCTGGCTGGGCTCCTTGCGCGACACCCAGTGAGGCGATGATGGTCACTGCGGGCGGTCCGATGAGCTGGCCAATTGAGGCCGCCGCTGTGAGGGTCCCGAAGGCGCTGTCAGAAGAGCCGCCTTTACTGATATGGGCGACAAAAGCCTGCTGGCCCACCATGACCATGAGGTGCCCCAAGCCAATGACGGCACTGGCGATCAGCAGGACCGGAAGGCCGCGGAGGGTCAGCATGGTGAGCGTTCCGGCGGCTGCAGTCAGCAGCCCGGTGAACGCCACGGCAGTGCCGCCAAATTTGTCTGCTGTCCGTCCAGCCGTGAGTGCCAGCAGCAGTGCCGGGAGCGCAAAGCTGGAGGCTAATAGTCCCAAGAAGGCGGGGTCGGCGCCTTCTGCCAGCGCCCGGTATCCGATGATCAGCCGGATGCCCACCCATGAGGCCTGGGCCATGATCGTCTGGGAGCTGAGGGCTAAGCGCCACCTGTCATTCACGCCCGGAGGGGAATCTCATCTGCGCCACCGAGCAGTCTGGTGAGGTCCTCGATCGCATCGCGTGCCGCCCGATACCGCGCTGGGTCCAGGTGGAAAATGGCGAGCTGCAAGGAATAGGCGAGCATAATTGGAACGAGCTGAGTGCGGTATTCTCCATCGTCACCCCGCCTGGCCGTGATGAGGTGATCGGGGCTGGGCCGGAAGCGGTAGCCGGGAACGTCCGAAAGCAGGATGGTCTTCCCGCCCCTTCGGGCAGCTTCGGAGACCAGTGCGGCGAGTTGACTTGGCGCCTCACGCAGGGCCAGCCCGATCAGGGTGCTGTTGCTGTCAAAGCTGGCAAAACGTTCGGCCATGTCTTTGGGGGTCGTGCCCAGCGAAACAGTAGTCAGGCCCAGCCTCCGCAAGCGTCGGGCCAGAAGGTCCCGCGTTGGCTTGTCATCTTCGCGGGAGAACAAGTAAATCGTCTGCGATTCATGCAATGTCCTAGCGGCAGCATCCAGTACTTCTTGGGGGACGAAGTGGGGAAGACGCTTCAGGGCCAGGATTTCGTCAGCGACGAAAGCGGAGAGGTCGTAGCCCGAGTCACCCCGCATGACGCCGCCGTGGTGTTCGGTGATCTCCGTTTCGTCCTTGCGGAGATCGTTCCGCAGGTCGGGATAGCCGCGGTATCCGAGCTTCTTTGCGAGGCGAACCACCGTGGACTCGTGAGTTTTGGCCCGCTCGGCTACTTCCGCGGCCGGTATGCCGGACATGGTGCCTGACATGAGCACGTTCATGACGCGTTCTTCCGAGGCGCTGAGGCGGACGGTGCTGCTGGCAACTACTGCTTTGAAACTCAAGATGGCTCTCCTTTGAGGCCCAGCGGAAATTCCTGTGATGCTTGACACTCTCTCATGAACCTGCAATCCTGTGCAAGATTGCAAGTTCGTCATGATGGCGAATGCTGCATCACTATTTTCTCCACTTTGCCGCAGAGAGGCGGACAACGAAGATGCAAACCCTCCAAGCACCCGTTGCGCTTGAATGGACGGTCGCTGCGGCGGCTGTCGCAGGCGGGCTGACCATGGCTGTGGTCGGCGCAGGGTATGGAATGACTAACACCTCCGGCGTTGGCGCCGGATTCTTTCCCACTGTCGCTGGATCGCTCATGGCGTTGGCAGGTGTTCTGTGGGCGGGGCAGCTATTGGCAGCCCGTCGGACCATCGCAGTAGTTCCTGCAGGCGATACCCAGGAGTCCGTACCACCCCACCACGATTCTGAATCCGCGCTGGTAGCCCTGCTGGATGACGACAACAGCGATGAACCTGACGCCGGCGACTTCCCGGACCGCCAGGGCTGGATCCGTGTAGGGATCATCACCGCATCACTTTTGGGAGCAGCGCTCCTCCTGCCCCTCTTGGGCTACACGGTGGTGATGACGCTGATGCTCGGGACCATCCTCTTCTTCGTCAGTAAACGCAAGCTCTGGCTCGCCGCCGTTGTCGCACTTGGCGCCGCATTGGCATCCCGTCTGGTCTTCGAGGTGTGGCTCGGAACGGCACTGCCCACCGCCAGCATCGAATTCCTCGCAGGGTTGGGACTCTAGCCATGGGATTCGATCAGCTTCTGGGTGGACTCGCCACCGTCTTCACTCCTGAACACCTTCTCTTTGCCCTTCTGGGGTGCGTCCTCGGCATGCTGGTGGGTGTCCTGCCGGGCTTCGGCCCGGCGGCCGCCGTGTCACTGCTGATACCGGTAACTTTTGGACTGGATGCCACTTCGGCGATCATCATGCTGGCCGCCATCCTTTACGGTGCAGCTTACGGCGGAACCACGACGGCGGTCCTGCTGCGGATCCCTGGCGAAGCCTCCTCCATCGCGACTACTTTGGACGGCTACCAGATGGCCAAGAAGGGGCGCGGCGGCCCGGCTCTGGTCATCGCAGCGCTGGCATCGTTCGTCGGCGGCCTCATCGGCGTGGTGGGATTCGTCGTCGTCGCACCGTTCAGCCGTCTGGCTCTCGAGTTCGGAGCTCCGGAACTGTTCCTCGTTTCCCTTCTGGGCTTCGCCCTGATCACCAGCTTTGCCGGCAACAATCCTGCCAAGGCTTTGCTCAGTGCGGCCGCGGGACTGGCGATCGCGACGGTGGGTGTTGACTCCGGTGTAGGGATCGCACGCTTCACCTTCGATATGCCTGAGCTGTTTGACGGCCTGGGCCTGGTAGCTGTGGTGATGGGTGTCTTCGGCCTCAGCGAAGTCCTCGGACAAGCGCAGAAGGGGCCGTTGGGTGTCCCCAGCCCCCTCAAGGTTGCCAGGCTGCTGCCCACGCGGACGGACCTCCAGCGTTCGGCCCTCCCGTCCATCCGAGGATCCATCATCGGATTCTTCATGGGACTTCTCCCCGGGTCCCCGGGCGCCGCGACGTCCCTGGCCTCCTACGCTGCCGAGAAGAAGCTTTCCAAGCACCGGTCCGAGTTCGGCAAGGGTGCCGTGGAAGGTATCGCGGGTCCGGAATCGGCGAACAATGCCCTGGCCGTGTCCTCCATGATTCCGCTGTTCACCCTCGGGATCCCCACATCGGCAACGGTGGCCATCATGGCCGGAGCGTTCACCATGAACGGGCTGATCCCAGGGCCGCTGTTATTCCGGGACAACCCGGACGTGGCATGGGCGATCATCGCCAGCCTCATCGTGGGCAACCTCATCCTGCTGGTGCTCAACGTCCCGCTGGCCCGGGTTTGGATCGCAGTATTGAAAGTCCCGTTCCACTACCTGATGGCAGCAATCCTCGCCTTCATGTTCCTGGGCACCTACTCCATCAACGGCAGCGCCTTCGACATCCTCATCATGCTGGCCGCCGGTGTCCTGGGATACATCTTCCAGCTGACCAAGGTTCCGCTCACCCCGCTGGTCCTGGGCCTGATCCTTGGACCGCTGCTCGAAGAAAACTTCCAGCGGTCCCTGGCACTGTCGCAGGGCGACTATAGCGTCTTCCTCCAGGGTCCCATCAGCCTGGTCCTCATCGGCGTCATAGCCATCGCCATCCTGTTCGGCGCCGTCCGTCCACTCATCGCATCACTGCTGAAGAAGAAATCAACCACCCCCATCGCACCAAAGGAGCTTGCGAAATGAAGAAGGCCACAACACTGATCACCACGGCCGTCGCCGCATCCATGGCCCTGGCGCTCTCTGCCTGTGGCGGCCAGGCCGGCAGCACCACGAGCGCAGCAGCCGTCGACTTCCCCAAATCGGGGACCACCATCGAATGGATCGTCCCGTCCGCGGCAGGAGCGGGCAATGACATCCTTGCCCGCATCGTGGCACCGGCAATGCAGGAAGACCTTGGAGCCAACATCAAAGTGGTCAACAAGGAAGGCGGAAGCCAAGTCGTCGGACTGAACTATGCAGCCCAGGCAAAACCCGACGGCCAAACTTTCGTCAACACCAACATTCCCTCCATACTCGGACGCTACCTGGACCCCAGCAAGAAAGCCGCATTCGACCGGAGCAGCTTCACCCCCATTGGCTCTTTCGCCACAAACTCCGTAGTGATCGGCGTCAACAAGGACAGCAAGTACAAGTCCATCAAGGAACTGTTCGACGCCGTGAAGGCAGCACCGGGAAAGATCACCGTGGGCACGGACTCGCGCGCCGGTGACGATCACATCAACCTGCGCTTGTTGGAGGACCAGTTGGGACTGGACTTCAACATCGTTCATTACAACAGCGGGGCCGATAAGGTAGCCGCCATCGTCTCCGGCGAAGTCGACTTCGCCCTTGGAGGAGTCTCCAGCTTCTTCGGCCAGTACAAATCAGGCGACATCAAGCTCCTTACCGTCATCGAAGACACGCCGAGCTCGTTTGTGCCGGATGTGCCCACCCTGAAGAGCGCCGGCTACGACGTCAAACCCATGTCCAGCACGTTCTCGCTATCGGTCCCGTCCAAGACTCCCAAGGAGATTGTCGCCAAGCTCGAAGCTTCCCTGAAGAAGGCCGCCGAGACCCCTGCGGTTCAGGAAAAGCTGAAGGGCGCAGCTACACAGCCTGCCTGGGTCTCCGCGGCGGACGTCAGCAAGCTCTGGGAGCAGCGCGAAGCCGAGATCAAGCCCATCATCGCCGAACTCCTTCAGCAGAAGTGACCGTGGACTCCATCAGAAAGGCCGGCGAACCCATGCAGCCGACACACCATTCCCTGACTACAGCAGACCTCGTACGCCGACTCGGAGCCATTCCGGCGGCCAACATCGGAGATGCCCAGGAAAGGATCGGGGTAGCCTCCGGACTGTCGCCCATATGGACCGGGGCCAAGCTCGCGGGCCCGGCCTACACGATTTGGACCCGGCAGGGAGACAACCTGTTCATCCACAAGGCCCTCGAAGAGGCACAGCCCGGCGATGTAATCGTGGTCAACGGCGGCGGCGACCAATCACGGGCCCTCATCGGAGACATGATTGGCATCCGGGCGCGGAACCAAGGCATTGCAGGGTTTGTCATCGACGGAGCCGTCCGGGACGCTGACGCGCTGGCCGACTGTGGCCTCCCGGTGTTCGCCCGTTCCGTGACACCGGCGGGGCCGTACAAGTTCGGCCCCGGCCGACTGCAAGTGCCGGTGGCAATCGACGGCGTTGTAGTGGCGCCTGGGGACATCGTTGTGGGGGACGCTGACGGGATCGTTGTGGTCAGACGCGAGGAAGCAGAGCACGTCCTCGCCGAAGCAGAAAAGATCGAGGCCAGGGAAGTCGCGAAGAGAGTCTCTTACGAGGCGCCTGTGGCGTAGGTTTTGATCACTATCTAATAACTGACGATACCGGAGCCCTGGCCACTATGAATGGCCGGGGCTTCGGTGCGTGTGCGTGGGTAACCAGCGACGGCAGGGCTCTCATGAGAAAGTCATGTGGAAAAGGTCAGCCGTTCTATGGCCTTGAATCTCGAATTGCTTGCGCAACGCTCTCAAGATGCAGCCTCATGGCTTCTGCAGCCCCCTGGGGATCCTGGCGGCAAACAGCGTCGATGATGGCAAGATGTTGTGGCAAGGACACGCTGGGGCGACCTGGCTGCCGGGCAAGCTGGAATTGGTATCTGACAGCCTGTCCTCTGAGTCGCCGAATCGTGGCAGCCGCTGTTTCCTGTGCGCTGATCTCAATGATTTTGGCGTGCAGTCTCTTGTTGCAGGCCGAGTACGCCTCCCGGTCATTGCGGGCGACCGTCTCCTCCATCTCGCGGGCCAGAGTCCTGAGTCCTTCAGCCTCAATGTCGCTGATCTTCTCCGCGGCTTTTCGTGCGCAAAGTGCTTCCAACGCTCCGCGAACTTCCGTGATTTCTATGGCCTCCTCCATGGAAACCGCCCTGACTCGGGCACCGCGGTTTTGGACCCGCTCTACCAGTCCCTCAACGCTGAGCTCCGTCAGAGCCACGCGCACGTTTCCTCGGCTCGCACCGTAATCGACAGCCAAATCGGCTTCCACAAGCCTCTGTCTTGGAACAAGCTCACCGCTCACGATGGCTCTCCTCAAGATTTCCACCAGTTGCTGAGCCGAAAGCGACGGCCCTTTCGAGTCGGTCACCGTCGTCATGATGCACCCTCCTTCGCGCCTGACTCCAGTGTAAACAATTCCGTCACAGAGATGAGCCGCTTGAAAGCAAGAAAAATAGTTAGAGGGATTGCTAACAATTTTGCCAACGACTATTGTGTGTACTGCATCACCATCTACGAAAGGGAACGCTGTGGTTCCGACAGTCATCCGAGAGGCACTGGAAGCTGGCCCCCGCCAAGCCGGCAGTCAGTTTGCGGTCCCGTGTTGGGTTATGCGCGGAGGAACGTCGAAAGGGCCGTTCTTCCGCGCTGACGATCTACCCGCCGACGTGGACGCCCGAAACGCCATTCTTCTGGCAGCAATGGGTTCACCGGACCAGCGGCAGATCGACGGTTTGGGCGGGGCTCATCCTTTGACGAGCAAGGCTGGGATTGTCGCAGTGAGCCACCAGGACGGTGTAGACCTTGAATTTCTGTTCGCGCAGCTGCAGCCCGGGAGTAGCACGGTGGACACCTCTGCCAACTGCGGAAACATGCTGGCAGCTGTGGTTCCTTTCGCTATCGAAGCCGGGCTGCTGGTCCCCGTCGAGGACACGACAACCGCGCGGGTTCTCACACTGAACACAGGGGTCATCGCTGAGATTTCCATTTCGACGCCGTCCAGTGGGGAAGGCCGCTATGTCGAGTATGGCGGGGATACGAGGATCGATGGCGTCCCCGGAACCTCTGCTGCGGTAGTCATCAACTTCCTCGATACAGCCGGCTCGGTGTGCGCATCATTGCTTCCCACCGGAAACCTGCGGGACACGGTGGAGATCGAGGGTTTCGGTTCAGTGGACGTCACCTGCATCGACAACGGGCAGCCGCTGGTGATCATCGACGCAATCGTGCTGGAGCGCACGGGCCGGGAACCCGTCGTCGAACTTGAAGCCGATACGGCGCTCAAAGGGCGGCTGGAAGCGCTCCGCTTGGACTGCGGGAAACTCATGGGACTCGGCGACGTGAGCGGCAAGAACTATCCCAAGATGACGCTCGTATCTGCACCGGCGAGCGGCGGCGCGATCGGAACCCGCAGCTTTATCCCCCATGCCTGCCATGAGTCGATCGGCGTGCTGGCCGCCGTGACGGTGGCAACTGCTGCGGTGCTGCCTGGGACTGTGGCGCATTCTGTGGCCGCTCTGCCCGCCGGTGCGAAGCCGGTTGTTTCGGTCGAACACCCCAGCGGCGAATTCACGGTCCAGCTCGAACTGGACCCGGCCGATCCCAGGCGCGTGATCAAGTCTGCGCTCTTAAGAACAGCGCGCTTGATCATGGCCGGCGACGTCATGGTTCCTTCACGTCTCTGGCATTCGCCAACTGATACTCCTAAGGAGCAAGAAAAGTGATTATCGACATCCACGGCCACTACACCACGGCCCCGCCGGCCCTCGGCCAGTGGCGGGACCGCCAGATCGCCGGATTGATCGACCCGGCTTTGGCGCCGCGTCCCTCGGAGCTGAAGATTTCCGACGCCGAGCTGCAGGAAAGCATCGAGCGGAACCAATTGCGGCTCATGGATGAGCGTGGGATTGACCTGACGGTCTTCTCGCCCCGGGCGTCCTTCATGGCGCATCATGTTGGATCCTTTGAAACGTCCGCTGAGTGGGCGGCCATCTGCAATGAACTTTGTTACCGTGTCAGCCAGCTGTACCCGGAGCGCTTCGTACCGGCAGCGATGCTTCCGCAGTCGCCGGGCGTCGATCCGGCGAGTTGCATTCCGGAATTGACCCGCTGCGTCGAGGAATACGGTGCTGTGGCCCTGAACCTGAACCCCGACCCGTCCGGCGGCCACTGGACTGCACCTCCGTTGACGGATCGATACTGGTACCCCATTTACGAAAAGATGGTGGAATACGACATCCCTGGCATGGTCCACGTCAGTACCAGCATCAACCCGGCTTTCCACACCACCGGCGCCCATTATCTGAATGCCGACACCACGGCATTCATGCAGCTGATCCAGGGCGATCTTTTCGCCGACTTCCCCACTCTGAAACTAGTGATTCCCCACGGCGGGGGAGCTGTTCCCTACCATTGGGGACGCTTCCGTGGGCTGGCCATGGCGATAGGGAAGCCCTCACTGGAAGAGCATCTGCTGGGCAATGTCTTCTTCGATACCTGCGTCTATCACCAGCCAGGCATCGATCTCCTGTTGGACGTCGTCCCCACCCGCAACGTCTTATTCGCGTCCGAAATGATCGGCGCCGTCCGCGACGTCGACCCCTGCACGGGCCACAACTTCGATGACACTGCCCGGTACCTCGACGCAGCCGGACTCACCGATCCCGATCTCGCAGCTATTCAGGAACACAACGCCCGTACCGTCTACCCCCGCCTCAACGCACTGCTCAAACAGCAGGGCCGCTAGCTACAAGGAGCTCAGAACCATGCAGGAACTAGGAGTAGTCCACCGCAATGTCACCCGCGCCGCGGACGTTGATGTTAAAGCCCTCTCGGAATTCGGTGTCAGCACCATTCACGAGGCCATGGGCCGGTTGGGGCTGATGCGCCCCTATATCCGGCCCGTGTTTCCAGGCGCCAAACTGTGCGGCACCGCCGTCACAGTGCTGCTGCAACCTGGTGACAACTGGATGATGCACGTAGCCGCCGAGCAGATCCAGGCCGGCGACGTTCTGGTAGCGGCCTGCACCACAGAAAGCGATGACGGCTTCTTCGGCGATCTGCTGGCCACTTCCCTCCAATCCCGGGGTGCTGCCGGTTTGGTGATCGACGGCGGCTGCCGGGACATCGCCACACTGCAGGAAATGAACTTCCCCGTCTTCAGCCGCGCCATCAACTCCAAGGGCACCGTCAAAGCGACACTGGGTTCAGTCAATATTCCCGTGGTGTGCGCCAACGCCCTGGTCACCCCAGGCGACGTTGTGGTTGCAGACGTCGACGGCGTCGTGGTGGTCCCGGCTGACCGTGCTGCAGAAGTCGCTGAAGCAGCCCGCAAACGGGAAGACAATGAAGAGAGCAAGCGTCAGCGCTTTGCCGCCGGAGAACTGGGCCTTGATATCTATTCGATGCGCGGACCGTTGGCCGATGCGGGGCTGCGTTATGTCGACTAATACAGGAACCACCGTGGAAACTTTTACAAAGACCCCTGGATGGCTGGACTGGTACAGCGACCCGTCCACGCCGCGTTTCCAGCTTCCCGCCGGAGCTGTGGACGCCCACTGCCACGTCTTCGGTCCGGGGGAGGAGTTCCCGTTCGCCCCGGAACGGAAGTACACCCCCTGTGACGGCGGTAAAGAGGATCTTTTTGCGCTCCGGGACCACCTCGGCATCAGCCGGAATGTGATTGTTCAGGCAACCTGCCACGGTGCTAACAACAGCGCCATGGTGGATGCCGTCCAGGCCGCCGGCGGCCGGGCACGCGGTATCGCCACCGTCCGGCCCGACATTTCCGATGCCGAACTCAACCGTCTGCACAGGGCGGGGGTGCGCGGCGTTCGATTCAACTTCCTGAAACGACTGGTCAGTTCCGCACCCCAGGAAGATCTGGCCACCATTGCCAGGAAGATCGCCCCTCTGGGTTGGCACGTGGTCATCTACTTTGAGGGCGAAGACTTGGAAGGACTCGAGGGATTTTTCGGTTCCCTCCCAACCCCTTTGGTGGTGGACCACATGGGGCGGCCGAATGTCACCAAACCCGTGGACGGTCCGGAGTTCAGCCGATTCCTGAGGTTCGTTGACCAGAACAATGTTTGGGTCAAAGTCAGCTGCCCGGAACGTCTCAGCGTCAGCGGTCCTCCCGCCCTGGACGGCGAACAACATGCGTACGCCGACGCCGTTCCCTTCGGGCGGAAAGTCATTGAAGAATTCCCGGACCGAACCCTCTGGGGCACGGACTGGCCACACCCCAATCTCACCGGCCACATGCCCGATGACGGCCTGCTGGTGGACTACATCCCACAAGTTGCGGTCACACCGGAACAGCAACACAAGCTCCTGGTGGCCAATCCCATGCGGCTCTACTGGCCAGGCGAAGACGCCTAGTCTCCCTCTAGTCCCACACCCCTGAGGATTTCAATGATGCACTCCAACGCGGCTAACCGGCTCGACCGGCTTCCTATCTCCCGCCTGCACAAAATCACGCTCATCGCAGTTGCCTTCGCCTACTTCTTCGAGTTCGCGGACATCAACAGCTTCGCCACTACGGTCCCCAAACTCATCAAGCTCTGGGGCGTCACCATCAACCAGATCGCCTACGTGACGTCATTGTCGTTCGTCGGCATGTTCTTCGGCTCCCTGCTCGCCAGCTGGCTCGCCGACCGATGGGGCCGCAAGAAGGCCCTGGTCATCACCACCGTGTGGTTCTCGGTCTTTTCCTTCGCCGCAGTCTTCGCCTGGGACATCATTTCCCTCGGCGCCTTCCGGGTCCTGACGTCTGCCGGTCTGGCAGCAATGACCGTAGTTGCAGTCATCTACGTCAATGAAATCTTCCCCGCTGCCGTGCGCGGCAAGTACCAGGCCTACGCCATCGTCATCGGCATTTGCGGAACCCCCGCCACGAACCTGATCGCCAGCTTCGTGGTACCCCTCAGCGACTGGTCCTGGCGCCTGGTATACCTCTGGGGAGCCATGGGCATCGTCTTCATCCTCTTTAGTCGACACCTCAAAGAATCACCCCGCTGGTACGAGAGCAAAGGTCAGTTCGACAAAGCTCACGCCGTATTAACGGAGATGGAAGCCCAGATCACCGCCGAAAAAGGAACGCTGCCAGAACCGGCCCCGGCTCCAGCGCTCACGGCCCCTGCCAAATCCAAGCCCAAGGCACCCCTGAAGCTCCTTCTCCAGAAGAAGTACCTCGGCCCCACCATTCTCCTGACCGTTCTGTGGGTAACCCAGACCATCGGGTTCTTCGGCTACTCCAGTTGGGCACCCACACTCCTTGCCCAGGAAGGATTCAGCGTCAGCGACTCCATCTTCTACGTCGCCCTGACCACCGTCGGCGCCCCACTGGGCTCCTATCTGGCCTCTTTGGTCACGGACCGCTTTGAACGCAA is drawn from Arthrobacter sp. 31Y and contains these coding sequences:
- a CDS encoding amidohydrolase family protein, with amino-acid sequence MIIDIHGHYTTAPPALGQWRDRQIAGLIDPALAPRPSELKISDAELQESIERNQLRLMDERGIDLTVFSPRASFMAHHVGSFETSAEWAAICNELCYRVSQLYPERFVPAAMLPQSPGVDPASCIPELTRCVEEYGAVALNLNPDPSGGHWTAPPLTDRYWYPIYEKMVEYDIPGMVHVSTSINPAFHTTGAHYLNADTTAFMQLIQGDLFADFPTLKLVIPHGGGAVPYHWGRFRGLAMAIGKPSLEEHLLGNVFFDTCVYHQPGIDLLLDVVPTRNVLFASEMIGAVRDVDPCTGHNFDDTARYLDAAGLTDPDLAAIQEHNARTVYPRLNALLKQQGR
- the ligK gene encoding 4-carboxy-4-hydroxy-2-oxoadipate aldolase/oxaloacetate decarboxylase yields the protein MQELGVVHRNVTRAADVDVKALSEFGVSTIHEAMGRLGLMRPYIRPVFPGAKLCGTAVTVLLQPGDNWMMHVAAEQIQAGDVLVAACTTESDDGFFGDLLATSLQSRGAAGLVIDGGCRDIATLQEMNFPVFSRAINSKGTVKATLGSVNIPVVCANALVTPGDVVVADVDGVVVVPADRAAEVAEAARKREDNEESKRQRFAAGELGLDIYSMRGPLADAGLRYVD
- a CDS encoding amidohydrolase family protein — protein: METFTKTPGWLDWYSDPSTPRFQLPAGAVDAHCHVFGPGEEFPFAPERKYTPCDGGKEDLFALRDHLGISRNVIVQATCHGANNSAMVDAVQAAGGRARGIATVRPDISDAELNRLHRAGVRGVRFNFLKRLVSSAPQEDLATIARKIAPLGWHVVIYFEGEDLEGLEGFFGSLPTPLVVDHMGRPNVTKPVDGPEFSRFLRFVDQNNVWVKVSCPERLSVSGPPALDGEQHAYADAVPFGRKVIEEFPDRTLWGTDWPHPNLTGHMPDDGLLVDYIPQVAVTPEQQHKLLVANPMRLYWPGEDA
- a CDS encoding MFS transporter — encoded protein: MMHSNAANRLDRLPISRLHKITLIAVAFAYFFEFADINSFATTVPKLIKLWGVTINQIAYVTSLSFVGMFFGSLLASWLADRWGRKKALVITTVWFSVFSFAAVFAWDIISLGAFRVLTSAGLAAMTVVAVIYVNEIFPAAVRGKYQAYAIVIGICGTPATNLIASFVVPLSDWSWRLVYLWGAMGIVFILFSRHLKESPRWYESKGQFDKAHAVLTEMEAQITAEKGTLPEPAPAPALTAPAKSKPKAPLKLLLQKKYLGPTILLTVLWVTQTIGFFGYSSWAPTLLAQEGFSVSDSIFYVALTTVGAPLGSYLASLVTDRFERKWCLVVFGTTIAICGLFYGLTFNPILIVVFGFLVNLFERGYTALAYAYSPEVFDTAGRSLGTGVSYGLGRLSNAAGPLIIAGLYTGSGYQSVFFFIAGTWLFGAIVLALFGPKTRPKAIVRSTSAELTIQAPSGNNP